One Spinacia oleracea cultivar Varoflay chromosome 4, BTI_SOV_V1, whole genome shotgun sequence DNA segment encodes these proteins:
- the LOC110799733 gene encoding OVARIAN TUMOR DOMAIN-containing deubiquitinating enzyme 2, translating to MEGIIVRRVIPSDNSCLFNAVGYVMDHDKKKAPELRQVIAATVSSDPVKYSEAFLGKKNEEYCSWILDSEKWGGAIELSILSDFYGREIAAYDIQTTRCDLYGQDRKFSERVMLLYDGLHYDALAMSPSEGAPEEFDQTIYAVHNDRTIGPIEGVAQNFVKEQHRLRKFTDTANFTLRCGVCQMGVKGQKEAVEHAQATGHANFQEYS from the exons ATGGAAGGTATCATTGTTAGGCGTGTTATCCCTTCCGATAATAGCTGCCTGTTCAATGCTGTTGG ATACGTCATGGATCATGATAAAAAGAAAGCTCCTGAATTAAGACAG GTTATAGCTGCAACTGTGTCTAGTGATCCTGTCAAGTACTCTGAAGCTTTTCTtgggaaaaaaaatgaagaatatTGCTCATGGATTCTTGATTCAGAGAAATGGGGAG GTGCCATAGAACTTTCAATATTATCTGATTTTTATGGACGCGAAATAGCAGCTTATGACATCCAGACAACTCGATGTGATTTGTATGGTCAG GACCGTAAATTCAGCGAAAGGGTTATGCTTCTTTATGACGGGCTTCACTATGATGCTTTGGCT ATGTCTCCTTCTGAAGGTGCTCCAGAGGAGTTTGATCAAACAATATACGCTGTACATAATGACAGAACTATAGGGCCTATTGAGGGCGTTGCTCAGAATTTCGTGAAGGAGCAACACAG GCTGAGAAAATTTACAGACACTGCCAACTTCACTTTACGTTGTGGAGTCTGCCAAATGGGTGTCAAAGGACAGAAG GAGGCCGTGGAGCATGCTCAGGCAACTGGTCATGCCAACTTTCaagaatacagttaa
- the LOC130471954 gene encoding uncharacterized protein, translating to MGLPPKQTEPEPEPQPEPQIQPQNVPQPEIDYDSEGTDEDDDELATARFKISDDMRREKAYFEELVMLKKLAESKVEDSPSESEDEDDVGYLVAPQHHKRGRGKQKQNNTETEEREATFDVGQQFVNPKTFRKAIIDYSIDKGRNIPFSKNDSTRVCAECEHKDKGCKWRIWASWDRGRRSFTVKTFVSEHTCGRTPIIKKMTSHWIAEHYQNLFKVNPYMRVQDIQETIWLEKGIRVSKDKAARARRRGQALIVGEYKEQYALLPRYAAEILRSNPGNTVKLKLDANVFDRLYLCFEALRKGFLAGCRPFISLDGCFLKGPFGGQLLVAVGRDGNNQIFPLAWAVCEVESTDTWSWFLELLATDLGTSEGAGYTFMSGQQKGLLAAVSNVFPQAESRVCARHVYCNFRGVFGGGLEYRKQFWTIAKSNTVNHFNENIEVMRGISHEAAEDLLKRNYKKWCRAFYTPLSCCDSVDNNMSEVFNAYILSARHKPIITMLEDIREGLMERLHKKRDFIGKKEIMLCPRIQIQLEKHKIWARGWNAYWDGGFCYGVREGATQVKYVVDLNQHTCSCNAWQTYMKAYEFLLEPLNGPQEWPTSDSIVVAPKVVL from the exons ATGGG ACTCCCACCCAAACAAACTGAACCTGAACCTGAACCTCAACCTGAACCTCAAATTCAACCTCAAAATGTGCCTCAAcctgaaattgattatgattcaGAGGGTAcagatgaggatgatgatgagttaGCCACTGCTAGGTTTAAGATATCTGATGATATGAGAAGGGAAAAGGCTTATTTTGAGGAGTTAGTAATGCTGAAAAAACTAGCAGAAAGTAAAGTAGAAG ACAGCCCTAGTGAGTCAGAAGATGAGGATGATGTTGGTTACTTAGTTGCACCGCAACACCATAAGAGGGGGAGAGGGAAACAGAAGCAAAACAACACTGAAACTGAAGAGAGGGAAGCCACTTTTGATGTTGGGCAACAGTTTGTGAATCCAAAGACATTTAGGAAAGcaatcatagattattcaattgATAAAGGAAGAAACATTCCATTTTCTAAAAATGATTCCACTAGGGTTTGTGCAGAGTGTGAGCACAAAGATAAAGGTTGTAAATGGAGAATTTGGGCTTCATGGGATAGAGGAAGAAGGTCATTTACAGTGAAAACATTTGTCAGTGAGCACACTTGTGGTAGGACACCTATCATTAAGAAGATGACTTCACATTGGATTGCAGAACACTACCAGAATCTGTTTAAGGTTAACCCTTACATGAGAGTGCAAGATATTCAGGAAACCATTTGGTTAGAAAAGGGTATAAGGGTGAGCAAAGACAAGGCTGCCAGGGCTAGGAGAAGGGGTCAAGCACTCATTGTTGGTGAATACAAAGAGCAGTATGCATTACTCCCAAGGTATGCAGCTGAGATACTAAGAAGCAATCCAGGGAACACAGTGAAGTTGAAGTTGGATGCAAATGTGTTTGACAGACTGTATTTGTGTTTTGAGGCACTTAGGAAAGGGTTCTTGGCAGGATGCAGACCTTTTATATCACTTGATGGATGTTTCTTAAAGGGACCATTTGGGGGTCAATTGTTAGTAGCAGTAGGGAGGGATGGAAACAATCAAATATTCCCTTTGGCTTGGGCTGTTTGTGAGGTTGAGAGCACTGACACATGGAGTTGGTTTCTAGAACTTCTAGCTACTGATTTAGGCACTAGTGAAGGAGCAGGGTACACATTCATGTCTGGTCAACAAAAAGGTTTACTTGCTGCTGTGTCAAATGTGTTTCCACAAGCTGAAAGTAGGGTGTGTGCAAGGCATGTGTACTGTAACTTTAGgggagtgtttggaggtggtTTAGAGTACAGAAAACAATTCTGGACTATTGCAAAAAGCAACACAGTAAATCACTTCAATGAAAACATTGAAgtaatgaggggtatttcacaTGAAGCTGCTGAAGACCTACTGAAAAGGAACTACAAGAAATGGTGTAGGGCATTCTACACTCCATTATCTTGTTGTGACAGTGTAGACAACAACATGAGTGAGGTGTTTAATGCATACATCTTGAGTGCAAGGCACAAGCCTATTATTACCATGTTGGAAGATATCAGAGAGGGTTTGATGGAAAGACTGCATAAGAAAAGAGATTTCATTGGGAAAAAGGAGATAATGTTGTGTCCTAGGATCCAAATTCAGTTAGAGAAACACAAAATTTGGGCTAGGGGGTGGAATGCATACTGGGATGGTGGGTTTTGCTATGGAGTAAGAGAAGGTGCAACACAGGTTAAGTATGTGGTGGATCTAAACCAACATACTTGCAGTTGCAATGCATGGCag ACCTACATGAAGGCATATGAATTTTTGTTAGAGCCTTTAAATGGTCCTCAAGAGTGGCCTACTTCTGATAGCATTGTTGTGGCCCCAAAG GTTGTTCTATGA